The genomic interval CAGCTTCATTCTCCTCTATGACTACATCCCTTTAGTTCTCGtctgtttcctctttctccGTCAGGTATCTGGTCCAGTTCTTGTCTCTGCTGTCTGAGCAGCAGGCTGTCAACAAAATGACACCCAGCAACATCGCCATCGTCCTGGGGCCCAACCTGCTTTGGCCACGAGCTGAAGGGTGCGTAGTGACCCGATCGTCTCTCTGTCTTTACCCTGCATGTACTAATACCATACTCCATTCACACATGTTCCCCCGTCCTGtctgctcttcctctttcaTCACGTTTGTGTCCTAATATTTTAAGCGATGAGCATTGGTGACATATTTCATCAGCCGCTGGTCACGTGAAACTGAACCGCAGCAGCCTGTTAACAGGATTTATGGTCCagtgaagtttatttttgttgtgcaCGAATTGCAGGAAGTGCATGTTTGGTTGCAGAAATGTTCTTGGTGGTTAAACCTAAATGAGTTGAATGAATTTAGCTCAGCGACACTGTGGTCAAATCTGTCTATAAAAAGACAGAGTTGAAGTCACCACATTCTGCAGTCAGAGTCTGTGTCTGTCCCACATGTCTTTCGTCTTTATCTTTTTAGGGAAGCTGCTCTGTTTGACATGGCGTCAGCTTCTTCAGTCCAAGTGGTGACGGTCATTGAGCCTCTCATTCAGTACAGCTCCAGCCTCTTCCCCGAAGGTAGACACACACCGATGTACGCTCTTTATGTGACATCAGTTTTTCAGCGAGTATGGTTTATTACAATTtggaatttagttttttagtttggGCATTTTATAATTTCTCTTGGTGATAACATTGTACTTTTCAAATCCATAGCTGAGATCTAAGAACATGGCAGCATCGCTACAACGAGTCAGATGATCGGACAAATTGTAAACATGAGGCCCGATTAATACATGCTATGAGCTATAGGCACCTATTGACACTGTATATGTATTAGGTAGTAAATCATAATTAGTTTATTGGTACCTTGTTGATGCCCAGATTTCTTAAGGAATATGTACGATATAAGCACactttaaactgaaaaatacagattttaaaacTAGGTTTGAACTCTTAAAGACAGAGCCTCagtattgtgtatttatgtagGTGCCTCCTAATgtccctttatttttttaatattaccaGACAGTATTACTTAACATTACTATGACAACAAGTGACTGTAAGATGTGCTTATTAAAcaggtttttgtgtgtttttggttttgcttATTTCTTCTAATTTGTATTcctaaaaaagaaatcagttaAGGTAAATGTTGCCATTTTTAAATTAGGTAATACGTtattaaaatgtacaattaGAAACTGAACTAATACTCTTTATACTGCTTATCCGAACAACTTGATTTGGAGATAAAACTGAAAGTCAGCAAACACATTGGACAGGAAACACTAACTGCTACTGCAAGTTTAGCAAGTCAAAGTTGAACCTGGAAGTCTGTCTGTAAACTCTGATAAATGTTTAGGTGTGGGTTTAAATTGGTTTTGATATTACTTTTCCAAATACATTTAGCTGACATTTGggtttgtttaaaaactgtCAAAGTAGTCCTCCTGTTAGCAAGGTCAGATCTCAGTAATAAAAGAACAATGATGTTATTACCAATGGGAAAGATGTCCAGAACTAAACAAATAACCtagaattattatttaaatgaaatgcagtcTATTTGATGTATCAATAATAAAcgttacttttttttgttttggttagcTGTATCTTTTGAGATCCCCGACCTTCCCGAGGTCCCGGATGTGTCCATGTCAACCCACGATGTCCAGTCTCTGATCTCAGAAAAGGGGAAATTGAGCAGAAcagtctcttcctcctcatccatcagttcctcctgctcctcttatCACCTCCCTCTCTCAAAGACAAACAGGTACGGCTACAGAGTTCACAAATTGCATTTACAGTGCAGCATCAAACCGTCGTGGGGATGACAGCACTAGGTTTGTGCACAAGTGGCTCCAAAAGGCAGCAAGAGGTAACGATTTGAAATAGTTGGAACTCATTCCAGTACTTTTGTCTATTTCTTTCCATCAGCACACCCTCTCAGGACAGTGGTGCCTACTGCCTGATAAAATCTGGCTCTGTGAGTCGCAGTGGCAGCTCCACATGGGCCAGCCCTGTAGCTGACACAGCGGCACCAACGCATCACAGCTCGACATCCAGCAGCTCATCCTCCCTCGATTCCAGCCCCGCCGTGGCCTCCAACACTTCCGTTGGTCCGGCGACACTTCCTAAAGCAACAGGATTGGCGCCGAACCCAAGTCAGGTCAGGAGTCCAACCCAGAAGCAGTGCTTGGATCAAGGCCAACTTGAGCCGATTTTGGAGGCTCCTCCAGACTCCCCAAAAGCTTTTGTGATGATCAACTCACCATATAAACGTAAGTCCAATAGCTTTACAAGCCTCAGATGTTGACTTGTTCAGGAATACAAGCTTGGAACTCCAGCATTTTAGTTTTGCATATGTGTTCCTTTGGGGGTTTCACAAGAGAAATATTAGTAAACAATGGTCAAAATTGAAGCAGCATATGCTGAGATATCACAACTTCCAGTTCCTGTGGCCAAGCTCCAAACACACTGGaccctacatttcccataatgcaattcAATTGTCTTTTGTTACAACCCTCTTACTTGGTAAATACCCATGCGTTTCAAACATATCACCTCAAGTTCACAACAAAGGCTTTCTGTTAAGTTTTAAGTTGAAGCTTGCAACCCAATTATGACATcattatgacatcatcatgGTCATTTCCTCAGATTTTAGGATATATTACATATGTTTTTACAGGCTGGGTAGTACTCCTCATTACAAGTAAACTAAACCATGTGTCAAATTGGTGAAGTGCCCCTTAAAGTGgcccaaaacatattttccaacaGAAACAGCGTCACCCTTCATTCAGTGTTGAGTTTGAATAGGCTGAggtcacaaacacaccacatcATTTATCTATTATCTCTATTGTGTAATGTCCTGTACAGATTCTTTTTACTTCTACATGGTTTCCTCTCACTAAGTCAAAGGGGTTGCTTGTTAGGTCAGGCCGACAGGGAGAAAATTAAtctactgctgttgttgtaacAACCAGGAAGtacacaggaaacaggaagtttaACACCACTGGCCAAAATATAAACCTCCAGGGTAATGCGTCATCTCTTACATTGTTGTAACTGCCTCACTCACGGGATAAAGGCTGAAATACTTTCCCTTATACTGTATGTTCGTCTGACTAGAAAAGAGATTTCCAAACTTGaatatagtttgtttttctcacaaaatagaATTTAAACGCAGCGCTTTTAACCAGCAGCCAGTCGGACGAATGTTATAACTTCCTTCCTTGAAATTTTTAGCAGAATAGTGGTTGTTTTAACACTGAAACTAAAAATCTAAAACTAGCAAGCCaagatacagacagacaaattggctcattttttaaaatatgagccaattgtatgttaaatatgctGCATCTAAAATGCGCACATTGTTTtatcacatttgtcttttttgaaaGTACAATTGAAAGTAAAATGATGTAACTTTTCCTTAGAATTGACAATTTAGGATCATCATGCTAAAATAATGCAAtgcttacattttaaaaaagagtcAAAGAGTCAGCAAACACTGTCAGATACATGGCAATATCTTTAAATAGTTAGCTAACATTTCCCACCCCCCATAAAtccactgtctttttttttctcaccctaCAGCCAAACGATCTTTCAACCCGACCAAAGCTAACCAAGCTAACGAGCAGGTGACAGTTCAGTACTCTAAACCCAGACCCGAAGTACCTCCCAAGCTCCATGTCCCTCCACCCCCCACCACAGCCCCGGCCCCGGTGGACATAGCGACCCAGCCGACACCCGCACCCCGAGCTCATTCGGCCAGCGTTAAAAGGCCCCCTCCAAAGAAGCCTGGACTCAGAGCCCCGAACTGCCCTCCACCACTTCCGCCACCATCACAGGTGAAAGCGGTCCCTTCTTTAGGACAGTGAGAAAAAGGACGCATGTGGATTTGTAGTTCTTTAAAAAGTACCTTAACATGCCTGAAAATCTTGTCTTTGCTGACCTCCAGTGGTTGTTCTTATCAtcttgctgcagtgatgtacagGTGTGCTTCTGGACCCCTTCACAAAGTACACTTCTGACAACACCCAACCACGCCTATCAGTAACGCTGGCTTTGCTCAGGGGTGAAACAGGCTTTTCAGCTAGCTGTTAAGTTACAATTTAAACATGCAAGGTTTTCTATATCGTCAGTCTGTGTGGTTTAATATCTTTAAGTATTGCAGCTTAAAGGTGCTTAATACGAGATTGAGAGCATTACCATCTCCTCTAAATGGCTCTCAATATGGCGAGAGCTGAGCTGTCGGTTCATGGCTAAAGGCGTTAACAGCGCTAACAatgcaaacaatggcaaaagCGCTGACAGAGCTACCAGTGTTTACCTGAGTGGGAACCGGAGGGTTGGTGCTACGCTTCCACAACAACGCCGTCAGTCTGGACGTTGTTATCAGCTTTACAGTGCAGAGCACGGCCGGTCCGGCTATGTCAACAGAGCAACGAGAAGCTCGGATCATGACAcgcacagagggagagcaacttTATTCTCTGCCCAGGTGGACATTGCTCCAATGTATGTTTACAAAGCAAATAGTTATTTACTGctgtattaatgctctgaatctcgtatattgcaattttatttctcttttgtctgGACTATAAACGTTTCTGTAACtagcttcatttatttattcttcagTTACTCATGCCCTTTATTGCCCAGAGTGCAAAGTAATTAACGGAAAGCGAGTCTTTCTGGTCAAAATAATAGCTACTCAATAAATGAAACCAGCCATCCAGAACCGCCTTCCAATTGCTGTTTGTGGTGTTTTAAGGGGGTAATATTtccataaatatacacaaataaagtAATTCATGTGAGGTTTAATGTAAATAGCAAATGTTTAACAACCACCTTTCAGGTCTACACTCAAGGGGTTTTGGGTGGAAAATTCCTTGAAACCAACTTCAGACCTTAAACTTGGGGAAACTATGTACATAAATGCATCTTCAACCTAATAAGAAAGATCTTTATTGTCAATttatatcatcattataataTAGAATTGTTACTGACTGCAGCATATGGATGGATGTGAATGTACTGCAGGTGCTCTTACTGTAAGTACATATTTATAGGGGGTCAATTAATATCTTCATGTACAGATGTATAAAAGAACATATAAATGACgattcttctttaaaaaagcaATACAGGAGTCGGACTTCATAATCATAAAAGGTGCACGGAGTCTCTGTATAGAAGGTCTGCAGCATAAAATGAGCTCTTAAAGGGTTTAGCTGTAGTTGCAACTGGCAAATACCAGTATTACTTGTCATATCCCATCATTCCATGTAGTTTAATAACTGAGATGTGTGGTTTATCTAATGAGGCCTGAGGTTCCAGATGTTTTACTTCCcttccctttttgtttcctgGTAGTGTATTCCTGAGTGAAAGGAGTTGACAGGAGATTGTAGTGAGGCCTAAAGGTTGTAATAAGATCTAATCTATGTTACtactcccctcttcctctctcattgGTGACTGAGAATATTTTCCCCCCGGCAAGTGAGGAAGTGTGAAAAGTATAAAGTGAACAACAGGCTTTGTAACTTCTACATTCCGTGTTTATGGCGTTTCCTTCGAGACGTTCTCTACATCTTCATTTTCTGGCACATCCCCGCTTCCCATGCCTTCTCTTTGTTTCAGTCCTTTTTAAGTTTTGACCTTTGGTAAAAAAgcatttctccctctctctgctagGCTCGGGAATGTGTAGCAACAAGTCTTTCATTCCTTTTAGATACATTCAGCGGCAGTTCTGCGTCAAAAATGTACATCCTTGAAGCATGATTGTATAAAAGTAAAGGATCCAATACGAAGCATACTGGATAGTAGTTTTCATGGTCGTCCTGTCAAAAGAGCCAGCCTTGTTGACCCCAACAAGTTTTTAGATGATTGATTTGATTGGAATTACAGAGAAATAATACatcagagacagagacagttttGTAGTGTCAAAATATCTCCACTCAGACTTTGATTTCATCCTCGTCGTCCATGTAACTGTAGGACATTTTGTTCTTGGGCTTGCTGATGATCATCATCTCTGAACCGGCAACCTCCATTCTGCTCCCTTCCTTTAAGTGGCCGACGCCATAGTGGCGTGCAAGCACATCTGTAGCACTCTGAAACCGCTCACTCTCAATCCCAGACACCAACTTCACTCGTTCAGGAGACCCCATCGCCACATCAGGTACTTTAACAGAAAGCCCGCCTCcgttcacctcctcttcctcccattCGGCCCCATGCGGGCTCTTCCTGCCCCCGCAGTCCTCCCTCAGCAGGGAATCCACATATGAGATAGTAGCCGAGTCCATCTCTGACCCCTCATTGGTCAACCCGCACGCTGACCccgcctcctctccctcccagGCGTGGCCATGCTCTTCCGGGTGGCCGTCGATCATGCCGAACACCTCACTCATGAGGGAGGGGCCGAGGTCAAAGGTGAAGTTGTCCAAAGACGTGAGGGATTGAAGGGAGTCAGAGTAGGCTGTTGAGGTGGGtatggggtcaaaggtcattatGGAGGCTGAGCAGGTGGATAAGATGGCGTCGGTAGGGTCGGTCAGAGAGCCGCGGTGGATGTTTGGGGAGCAGGAAGTGGGGAGGGAGATGGAAGGCTGCTGACGCTCAGAGCGGGAGAGACGAGGCAGAGTGACGAAACCAGACTCAATACCTGAGGAGAAGACACAGATGTCAATACACAAAATTCTGTAGGAGGTATtttgactgtatatatatatacatacatattatattattctataGCTTATTATATAGCTTATGTATTATTATGGAGTCACATGGTTTATCATACAGTTCCTACAGGGGGCAGCGTATACCCATTGGAGAACATCCTGTCTGATTATGACTAGCCACCAAACCCCAGCCTGCAAAGTGCTGAGTAGTTCTGCTGTGAGAACAGTGAATCATCTGCCCGACACCAGATCACTTCACAAGTCACACACTCTGCCGCCTTCATGATGATCCAAACGGCTAAAATTACCACAGCCGCTCTCAATGCCAGTCCGTAAAGGGCAGAGAGTCTGGAGGTTTTTCATACCACCCAAAGAAAACAGCGTCTGACTTCACAGATTAAAACACTTTAACCAGAATGCAAGAAAGAGGtaaccagtgaaaccagttgATGGAGGATTTGGGTGGATGAAAAACCCAGCTGACTCTCCAGTCAATGTCTCATAATGCATAAATACTAGAGAGTGAAGTAGCCCCAGCTATCAGTACAAAAGTGAGTGAATGATGTGGTTTTTGTTGAAAGATTTTAGATAAAAAACCCATCGCACACAAACGCTTACATCCACGTAAAcgtcacacacgcacacacaaatacacacaaacacaggggaGGTATCAGCCATGAGCGTGATGTTTATTCAAGCCTCTCAGACAACTTGTTACCAGCTCTGTCTGGATCTCTGTGGGTTATCAGTGCGAGGGCTGCTGATTATGAGCCAAGGTGATTCATAAGGACATCTGGGGCAAATCTGTCTGGATTACTGTGTACAACTGATAGATGAGTTTTACTGCGGCTCTCCAGATGGTTGCCTCTTCTCTGCAGTTTCCAGTTAACAACAGTTAACTCGTTTGAcctttgtgtttcactttgttCAGCAACAGTGCCGTTTAATTTGAAGGGAAACATCTACTGTTAATGTTAATGACTATGTTTGGATTTGTTGGTGGATTTCTCTTAATCCTTGAATGACTGGGAAAATTTGTTGACAATACATCATTTCAAGAAATTTTAAGTAAAGATGTAATTGGACTCAATAATTTTAAGGGGAAACAAATAGTAAAAGACAGATTTTCAAACAGACAGGCCTCAATAAACTATCCACAATGCATCTTGTGTAACAGCAACAATTATTTTTCTCGTTTCACGTTTTTGCTCatgcaggtagtgtacagtgggtaTATTTAggcattttttgctttaaacagCTGTCTTTTGGAAATGAGATTAAACCAAAAGATTTACTtcggaaaaccaaaacaactaGTTTAAGatgctctctttcttttaaaaagctcTCAAAACCTGAGGGGGAGTTGGTTAATAGTTCTGTCTGCGATCGTCACTACAGCTGACCCCTTTAACACACGTAGTTGTTTAATCTATTGTTGatgtaataatattgattatagcagctttaattaaaataaaatcactatACTCACCATAAGagcttttcttctcctctggcGTGCTTTTGGAACTTGGAAAGAGCACTTTGGCAGTGGGGCTCCCATTTGGCATATCCACATCCAGCCTGGGGAGGGAGATGGCGTTCTTGATGATAGGAGAAATGACGGGTGGTGGCGGCGACAGGTCCTTGGATCCTCCTGTGGATCGGTTGTCAGAGCCCCTCCGGATGTGACGGAGCGTCCTGGAGAAGAACGCTCCGATCTTGTTGTCAGGGGTGGAGATAGAATCCGTTTCCGCGTTATTCGCATTGGCACTTCCGCCGTGGTTGCTGAGGAAGGTGGTGTCACCGAACACATCGCCGCCACGGCCCACGTGCATGGTGTGGCGGAAGTCGCCCAGAGGAGGGCTTATCATGTCCAGCGTGAGGTCGCCTTTAAAGCGACGCTTGCTGTGGGAGTGTGAGACCAGTCCTTTGAGGCCTGACAACTTCTCCTGAAGATTCATGATCACGAGAGGTGAATGACTTAATATTTCTCAAAAATCTACTTAAAACAATGTCTGGAATTGCCTTTAATCCAACTGAATGGCAAAACTGAACAAGTAAAGTTTAACTTTTCTCCTTTTAGATCTGTGTCAGAATTATTGAGAGTTCAGCAGTATGGACCTGAAATAGCTCTGAAAGGTTATTCCAAGATCTTGAAACTGTGTAAATTCTGAAAAGTTAAGCTCCAGGCCTGCAGCGCCAAATAGTTCACTGGACTATTATCTTCTGTTTATCATATGCAAGCCAAACTCTGCCCCCCTCTTTGTAGCTCGTTGTCATGCATAGCTGGCTGAATTAAACGACCATAAATTGAGGAGAACACTGTGCAGTTGTGTTCCTGGAAGAAGTCGAACCAGTTGGAGTGTGGTCAGGTCGCCTAGTTTCCCCCGCTTGCCTTGAGCTTTGGCTTTGTCCACATAAGCTCAGAAATAGATCTTAGTCCAGCTGTAAACGGTTCTGCGGCCGCACCACGGAACCATCtattgagagaaaaaacagggaaaaaacaTATATCTTTAAAACGTACACAGGCATGTACTTGATTTTGAGGGATGACATTTGCAGTTTATTCCGTGGACGTTGAGATTCAGTGAGAGACCACGGTGCTTTCCTATTCTGAATACTGTACGTAAACTAGATCTGTCTTTCAGCAGGTTTTTAGGATTCCAGAGGTCCGCTGGTCTGGAACCATCTAAATTTAGACCACAGTCACTCCTCtgtgcaaaaaaacccaaagactGCCTCGGGTCCATAAAATGGGTGGACTTTCAGGGATCTCCTGCATCCATTTTGTCCCGCTTTGTCTGGCATGAAGGTTACACAAAGTTCATTCTACATTTCACTGAAAAGACTTATCTGGCTTTCAAAGCCAAGCAGCAGACCTCATTTAACAGGCTTGGATTTGTTTACAAACAGGCAAAGTATGCTCAGTGAGACAGGAAAAGATAATACAAATTTTCAGATAAGAAAATCACTGCTGCTACTTAACTGTGGCCTACTACTAGACTGCCTGTGTATTGAGCCAAAGGCTATAAAAGATTAGCAGACAACTCAAAAATGGACtaagttaattaattaaaatataattaaaattgaGTGTGAAAAGAaagttttgatcttttttatCTCCAATAAATTGGTAGAAAAAGATAAACgctttgtattttttctattgCTTCCAATATGTTAAGAGAATTGTGTGGTCAGCTAGCTTAACTGAAAGCTGTATACAATGAGCGCCAGCATTTTCAGCTAGCTACCTAGCTAAAGCAAACTGTGTCACAGGTAACATTAATTAGCCATATACCTCAAACTTCTGTAGCATTACTGTATAAAGTCTCGTAACAGTTGCTGAAGCATTTTAGCCAGCAAGGTAACGCTAACAAAATAGGCTAGCTAACGCCAATAAGAATTTTTGCTCACCATATTTCTGCCTACATTTTCttcctttgacattttttgttagCCTCCTTGTatattaatgtttcatatttatttttacactccATTTGAATTATTTGACGAATAGTTTTATTAATTGATTGCATTAGGATTATATTTTGACTTGACTGTTCTTTTATTGGTTGTGGAGCTCCATACCTCCTAAAGTCAGTAACAAAGGCAGACAAAAAAATTGGCCTTTTCTCATGTGTTGGTCTTTGCCAGCAGAGTAATGGATATCCAattctgaaatattttgatAGCATAAAGCAGCACTGACATGGACCTCTGGTTCTCTTTAAgctttccactgcagcagctAAATGTCGGCAGCCCTCCCACGCATGCACGGCCCCGTCTGGCTTCATTAATGACCTGCTATGGTTCAAGAGTTGGGGATTGCGTCAGGTCCAAGGCAGCCCTTCTAATTTGCTGCAGACCGCAGTCCCAGGCCCTCTGCTCCATTTCCCCTGGCTGGCGTTTTTTAAGAGGGGCATCTGGGAGCGCAGAGGGAGGAAGCACGGCACATACCAGCCCTGAGCGGAGCCATATCAAGGCTCACACAGGGACGCCAGGGACCAGTATATCGAGGTGTGATGTTTAATCTAAGATGGCATGAGCACGCAGGGACCTTGTGCGCGTTCACATGAACCGCGCTGAAGTAACAGCCCACCTCTGATTACAAGACATAGACATAATGGCTCtgtgcttttcaaaataagggaAGTAGTTAGTCTTGTACATCAAGGTTGAACAAGAAAAACCTCATTCTGATTGATAACCTGCAGTATTACAGGAATACAAACCATTAATTACTCTGACTGTGTGCTTACGGTAAGCTCTGGTGTTTTGTCTCTGCCTGTAATCCTGTTGAAGACCTTTGACCACATCTCAGAGGGGGTCGCTCGTTCCGACTCCTCTTATGTATCTGGACCCTCCAGGCAAACCTCATTAATCTGCACATATGCTTCCATCCCTTCTCTCTGTGATCCTTCTTTGCACTTGCTCGTCTGTTACAGTCACACAAATACAGCAGCCATCACCCTTAGGCCTCAGATAAAATGGCCTGAAAAGCGCCAcgagaaaaacaccaaattttGAGTcttaaaaaggtaataaattTAACTCTGTAATCCCAGCTGTCTTGGATATCAGAAAAGAATAGGAGACCTCTCGACAGGAGGTACTTTGACGTACCCCGGATTATCCCCTAATCCTTCATCTCCTCCGTTACCCCTGGTAGGGAGTCTGTTTTGGGCAAGGCCTGGCTGCTACCACCCTGTTAGGCTGCTCCACTGGTTCCGATTCCTgtcagagaataaataaaatacaaagtgaGCTTCATGGAGGGGGAGAGTCATTCAATCTGAAGCTGAGGAAGGGTGAGGAAGCAggtgatgaaaaaaatgtggtttgtttttacaaaaacagagTGAATGGATATGGCGGCAAAATTGGCAAGAAATAAAGATAACAGGAATGAATGCTGAGCAAAAttaagcaaaaagaaaaggtcaGACGAAGAGACGAAACAAGGGGAACGAGATGTGAGGGAAGGAGGCTAGAATGATAGAcataagagaaaagaaaataagaaataaagttAGGTCAGATACTGATTGTAAGCTGTTTTTCAACGCTGTCCCAGACAAATCTGCACAGATTTCTCAGAGGTGATGAAAGAGAGAACTGTATGACAACTGTAGAAACTTCAGTACCCAGAAATCTTGCAACAAGACATCAGTAGACCAGACTCAATCACCGTTAATGGGGAAACTCTATACTGTTACATCACCAGTTTGtgataaaaatgcatttttgcattaaaacctCTGCTTAGCCAATCTTTCTGCTGCAGCCTTAGGTTGCTTTCGTCAGGCAACTCACCGTTCAGGGGATTTTGGTGCGTTCATACATCACAGACAGGGctcaataaaatatttccatGTCACTATGTACAGTATTTGCTTGAGGTGGCTTTGCTGGATACAAACCAGAGTAACCACAGTCTAATAGGAGCcgtgtgtgttgtatgttgtgtgtgtgtgcgtgtgtacgAACACATTCCTGAGCAGAGCATCAGTCGGTGGAGTCTCTCTCTCGATTACGACCATCAAACATCCTTCTTCTCAACATTGGCGCTGATTGAAACCACGTTTCGGACTAAACcatctcttttttccttctataattctctcttctcctcttccctcacTCTCTGTTTCCCTTTCTGCTTCTTTCCATTCTTCCCCTCTCATCTCTTTTCCATTCTTACCTTTTActgtttcttgttttctctttcatttagTCTCCTTTTGTCTTCGCTCTCTTCATTTCATACTCACTTTACACTCATTCTgaatgtttctctctttcctctgctccTTCCCTCTTCTGtcacagttgtttttcttttcttcttctactgtccTGCCTCTCTTTGAGCTCTTGACTGACTTAAGACAGCTGATAAAGCTTGACTAAAACAGCTGTTGGGccccacacacaccctcatTAATCTCACTTTTGATGACTTTAACTCAAATATGTTTACTCTGCTATGGTTTTCCATGAtgga from Anoplopoma fimbria isolate UVic2021 breed Golden Eagle Sablefish chromosome 5, Afim_UVic_2022, whole genome shotgun sequence carries:
- the cdc42ep1a gene encoding cdc42 effector protein 1 translates to MNLQEKLSGLKGLVSHSHSKRRFKGDLTLDMISPPLGDFRHTMHVGRGGDVFGDTTFLSNHGGSANANNAETDSISTPDNKIGAFFSRTLRHIRRGSDNRSTGGSKDLSPPPPVISPIIKNAISLPRLDVDMPNGSPTAKVLFPSSKSTPEEKKSSYGIESGFVTLPRLSRSERQQPSISLPTSCSPNIHRGSLTDPTDAILSTCSASIMTFDPIPTSTAYSDSLQSLTSLDNFTFDLGPSLMSEVFGMIDGHPEEHGHAWEGEEAGSACGLTNEGSEMDSATISYVDSLLREDCGGRKSPHGAEWEEEEVNGGGLSVKVPDVAMGSPERVKLVSGIESERFQSATDVLARHYGVGHLKEGSRMEVAGSEMMIISKPKNKMSYSYMDDEDEIKV